In Triticum aestivum cultivar Chinese Spring chromosome 5B, IWGSC CS RefSeq v2.1, whole genome shotgun sequence, the following proteins share a genomic window:
- the LOC123110085 gene encoding cytochrome P450 71C3 yields MSRNPTQPSPPIVGRHLLSCPDDMAFEGAYHFLQLAVGHATSSPAALLLVVVPLLLLLLASVRRSTMTGRKLRLPPSPPGSLPIIGHLHHIGAQTHISLQHLVDKYGHNGLLFLRAGAVPTVIVSSPSAAEAVMRTHDHILASRPWSMASHILRYNTTDVAFSPLGEYWQHTRKLVNTHLLSAKKVHSFANGRQEEVCLVVNKIREAATTAPSTAVDMSEFLAAYTNDVVSRSVLGATHRKKGRNTLFREMTETNVDLLVGFNLENFIPRWPLTEVLFRLVCWKVQRHLNKWDALLEEVIKEHINLKQDNSADFIHVFLSLQQEYGLTDDNVKSLLMNIFEAAIETSYLVLEYAMAELINNRHVMKKLQTEVRTFASSKGKKLDMITEEDLSSLPYLKATMKEALRLHPPGPLLLPHYSTADCSIDGYDIPAKTRILVNGWAIGRDPKAWERPEEFMPERFLQDGQEKSSNLGQDFKYLPFGSGRRICPGANFALATMEIMLVNLMYHFDWEVPNEKDGAGGKVSMAETFGLMLRRNEKLYLVPRIA; encoded by the exons ATGAGTAGGAACCCAACCCAGCCCAGCCCACCCATTGTAGGCAGGCACTTGCTCAGTTGTCCGGACGACATGGCTTTCGAAGGAGCATACCATTTCCTGCAGCTCGCCGTCGGCCATGCCACATCCTCGCCGGCGGCACTGCTCCTCGTCGTAGTACCCTTACTGCTGTTACTGCTAGCATCGGTAAGGAGGTCCACCATGACCGGACGCAAGCTGCGGCTCCCGCCTTCGCCTCCGGGCAGCCTCCCCATCATCGGCCACCTCCACCACATCGGCGCCCAGACCCATATCTCCCTCCAGCACCTGGTCGACAAGTACGGCCACaacggcctcctcttcctccgtgcTGGGGCGGTGCCCACCGTCATCGTCTCCTCGCCCAGCGCCGCCGAGGCCGTCATGCGCACCCACGACCACATCCTCGCGTCGCGCCCGTGGTCCATGGCCTCCCACATCCTGCGCTACAACACCACCGACGTCGCCTTCTCGCCCCTGGGCGAGTACTGGCAGCACACCAGGAAGCTCGTCAACACCCATCTCCTCAGCGCCAAGAAGGTGCACTCCTTCGCAAATGGCCGTCAAGAAGAG GTGTGCCTCGTCGTCAACAAGATTCGTGAGGCGGCCACCActgctccatccacggcggtggaCATGAGCGAGTTTCTGGCCGCCTACACCAACGATGTTGTAAGCCGCTCGGTGCTGGGAGCGACCCACCGGAAGAAAGGCCGCAACACGCTCTTCAGAGAGATGACCGAGACCAACGTCGACCTTCTCGTGGGATTCAACCTTGAGAACTTCATCCCTAGGTGGCCACTGACGGAGGTGCTCTTCAGGCTGGTCTGCTGGAAGGTTCAGCGACACCTCAACAAGTGGGACGCCTTGCTGGAAGAGGTCATCAAGGAGCACATCAACTTGAAGCAAGACAATTCTGCCGACTTCATCCATGTTTTCCTCTCTCTACAGCAAGAGTACGGTCTCACCGACGATAATGTCAAGTCCCTCTTGATG AACATATTTGAGGCAGCCATAGAAACATCATATCTGGTGCTGGAATACGCCATGGCCGAGCTTATCAACAACAGACATGTTATGAAGAAACTACAAACCGAGGTAAGGACGTTTGCATCGTCCAAGGGAAAAAAGTTGGACATGATTACGGAGGAGGACCTCAGCAGCCTGCCGTACCTAAAGGCAACCATGAAAGAGGCGCTGCGCTTGCACCCACCAGGGCCTTTACTCCTCCCACACTACTCCACTGCTGATTGCAGCATCGACGGATATGACATACCGGCCAAAACACGTATCCTTGTGAATGGTTGGGCCATTGGGAGAGACCCAAAGGCTTGGGAGAGACCGGAGGAGTTCATGCCCGAGAGGTTCCTACAAGATGGTCAGGAGAAATCTAGCAACCTGGGTCAAGATTTTAAGTATCTTCCATTTGGATCCGGACGCAGGATTTGCCCCGGGGCAAATTTCGCACTCGCGACCATGGAGATTATGCTCGTAAACCTCATGTACCATTTTGACTGGGAGGTTCCCAATGAGAAAGATGGTGCTGGTGGAAAGGTTAGTATGGCTGAGACGTTCGGGCTGATGCTTCGCCGAAATGAGAAACTCTACCTTGTTCCAAGGATTGCCTAA